In a single window of the Bacillus mycoides genome:
- the deoD gene encoding purine-nucleoside phosphorylase — MSVHIEAKQGEIAESILLPGDPLRAKYIAETFLEDVTCYNNVRGMLGFTGTYKGKRVSVQGTGMGVPSISIYVNELIQSYGVKNLIRVGTCGAIQKDVKVRDVIIAMTACTDSNMNRLTFPGFDFAPAANFDLLKKAYDAGTEKGLHVRVGNVLTADVFYRESMDMVKKLADYGVLAVEMETTALYTLAAKYGVNALSVLTVSDHIFTGEETTSEERQTTFNEMIEIALDAAIQQ; from the coding sequence ATGAGTGTACATATTGAAGCAAAACAAGGCGAAATTGCTGAATCTATTCTATTACCTGGTGATCCATTACGTGCAAAATATATTGCTGAAACATTTTTAGAGGATGTTACTTGTTATAATAACGTGCGTGGCATGTTAGGTTTCACTGGAACTTATAAAGGAAAGCGTGTATCTGTTCAAGGTACAGGTATGGGTGTTCCTTCTATTTCTATTTATGTAAACGAATTAATTCAAAGCTACGGAGTGAAAAATTTAATTCGTGTTGGAACATGTGGTGCAATTCAAAAAGATGTTAAGGTACGTGACGTTATTATTGCGATGACGGCTTGTACAGACTCTAATATGAACCGCTTAACATTCCCAGGTTTTGATTTTGCTCCTGCTGCAAACTTTGATCTTTTAAAGAAAGCCTACGATGCTGGAACAGAAAAAGGATTACACGTTCGTGTTGGTAACGTATTAACAGCAGATGTATTTTATCGTGAGAGCATGGACATGGTTAAAAAACTTGCAGATTACGGTGTATTAGCAGTAGAGATGGAGACGACTGCTCTTTACACATTAGCAGCTAAATATGGTGTAAATGCATTATCTGTATTAACAGTAAGCGACCATATCTTCACTGGTGAAGAAACTACATCTGAAGAGCGTCAAACTACATTTAACGAAATGATTGAAATCGCTTTAGATGCAGCAATTCAGCAATAG